From the Gordonia bronchialis DSM 43247 genome, one window contains:
- a CDS encoding DUF4235 domain-containing protein translates to MSTTSKVLYKPLSMATGVLGGIAASAAFGQIWKRVANDPSTPDPKDLRRSNTEVLAAAALQGLIFGLVRAAVDRAGARGYKAVTNEDPT, encoded by the coding sequence ATGAGTACCACGTCCAAGGTGCTGTACAAGCCGCTGTCGATGGCGACGGGGGTGCTCGGCGGTATCGCCGCGAGTGCCGCCTTCGGCCAGATCTGGAAGCGGGTTGCCAACGACCCGTCGACCCCCGACCCCAAGGATCTGCGACGCAGCAACACCGAGGTCCTCGCCGCCGCGGCTCTGCAGGGATTGATCTTCGGACTCGTGCGCGCGGCCGTGGACCGTGCCGGTGCGCGGGGGTACAAAGCGGTCACCAACGAAGATCCCACCTGA
- a CDS encoding DUF3618 domain-containing protein, giving the protein MTADNADESATTPAYESPTPPPVEEQRAALAETVDALAHKADVPARVKSAAADTAHTTKVKAQENQQVLIGAGVAALSALIAVVVIRRRRKG; this is encoded by the coding sequence ATGACCGCCGACAACGCCGACGAGTCGGCCACCACACCGGCCTACGAGTCGCCCACCCCACCACCCGTCGAGGAGCAGCGCGCCGCGCTCGCCGAGACCGTCGACGCGCTGGCCCACAAGGCGGACGTGCCCGCCCGGGTCAAGTCTGCGGCCGCCGACACCGCTCACACCACCAAGGTGAAAGCACAAGAGAATCAACAGGTTCTGATCGGCGCGGGTGTGGCCGCGCTTTCCGCGCTGATCGCCGTCGTCGTCATCCGACGCCGCAGGAAGGGTTGA
- a CDS encoding phage holin family protein yields MADPRVDDLSTVQLIERLQQQTTTLVKTEIRDALDEVKTKGTRFGIGAGISGGGTLLILFGLGALVAAAIIGLANAVPAWLAALMVGLVLLVVGGLAAFIGAKRAQAAIPPAPERTVQSVQADIDTVKEHLR; encoded by the coding sequence ATGGCCGATCCCCGCGTCGATGATTTGTCGACGGTACAACTCATCGAACGACTCCAACAGCAGACCACCACCCTGGTGAAAACCGAGATCCGCGACGCGCTCGACGAGGTCAAGACCAAGGGCACCCGGTTCGGTATCGGAGCCGGAATCTCCGGAGGCGGAACACTTCTCATCCTCTTCGGGCTTGGCGCGCTGGTGGCCGCGGCCATCATCGGTCTGGCCAACGCCGTACCCGCCTGGCTGGCCGCGTTGATGGTCGGGTTGGTCCTGTTGGTTGTCGGTGGTCTCGCCGCCTTCATCGGGGCGAAACGCGCACAAGCCGCCATCCCACCGGCCCCCGAACGCACCGTGCAGAGCGTGCAGGCCGACATCGACACCGTGAAGGAGCATCTCCGATGA
- a CDS encoding universal stress protein produces MPVNAPIVVAVDGSEQASNAVRWGARAAVRANRPLHIVSAVAPPAAAFTLAAVSVAQSAATAGRAFAETAVELAKGLAEDTADGVTVTGEVIEGKPALALRDISSRAHNLVVGKRGLGGVSGLLLGSVSTHVAAHAECPVVVVSDTLPTSGPVVVGVDGSPTSTDAIAQAFAQAAILNATLVAVHSYGGFSSAAFYDAGEKVLRQLHDEAEETLGAQLAGYGEDYPDVIVEHVITADAPSTRIAELSAQAQLVVMGSRGRGGFRGLLLGSTSQAVLHVADCPVMVVQGS; encoded by the coding sequence ATGCCGGTCAACGCGCCGATCGTGGTCGCGGTGGACGGATCGGAACAGGCCTCCAATGCTGTGCGGTGGGGTGCGCGGGCGGCTGTCCGGGCGAACCGTCCGTTGCACATCGTGAGCGCAGTGGCACCACCGGCGGCCGCGTTCACCCTGGCCGCGGTGTCGGTTGCGCAATCGGCGGCGACCGCCGGGCGGGCCTTTGCCGAGACGGCCGTGGAACTGGCGAAAGGACTCGCCGAGGACACCGCCGACGGGGTGACGGTCACCGGCGAGGTCATCGAGGGCAAACCCGCACTGGCACTTCGGGACATCTCCAGCCGCGCGCACAATCTGGTCGTCGGCAAGCGCGGGCTCGGCGGGGTGAGCGGACTGCTGCTCGGTTCGGTCAGCACGCACGTTGCGGCGCATGCCGAATGCCCGGTGGTGGTGGTCTCCGACACACTCCCCACCAGCGGACCGGTCGTGGTCGGCGTCGACGGCTCACCGACCTCGACAGACGCCATCGCGCAGGCCTTCGCCCAGGCGGCGATCCTGAACGCCACGCTGGTCGCAGTGCATTCCTACGGCGGTTTCTCCAGTGCGGCGTTCTACGACGCGGGTGAAAAAGTGTTGCGCCAGTTGCACGATGAAGCCGAGGAGACGCTCGGTGCGCAGTTGGCCGGTTACGGTGAGGACTACCCGGATGTCATCGTCGAGCACGTGATCACCGCCGATGCCCCGTCGACGCGGATCGCCGAGCTGTCCGCCCAAGCACAGCTCGTGGTGATGGGCAGCCGCGGACGCGGTGGATTTCGCGGGCTGCTGCTGGGCTCCACCAGCCAGGCCGTTCTGCACGTCGCCGACTGCCCGGTGATGGTCGTGCAGGGTTCGTGA
- a CDS encoding ribose-5-phosphate isomerase produces the protein MTTTSGMTIAIGSDDAGIDYKAILAADLVDDARVASVIDVGVGPDEHTHYPHVAAAAARLVADGTADRALLICGTGLGVAISANKIPGIRAVTAHNSFSVERAVLSNDAQVLCFGQRVIGVELARRLTREWLGYRFDPQSASAEKVAAIADYEVASPV, from the coding sequence ATGACCACCACATCCGGAATGACCATCGCCATCGGCAGCGACGACGCCGGCATCGACTACAAGGCCATCCTGGCCGCCGACCTCGTCGACGACGCGCGCGTCGCCTCGGTGATCGACGTGGGCGTGGGCCCCGACGAGCACACCCATTACCCCCATGTCGCCGCTGCGGCCGCCCGTCTGGTGGCCGACGGCACCGCCGACCGGGCCTTGCTGATCTGCGGCACCGGCCTCGGAGTTGCCATCAGCGCCAACAAGATCCCGGGAATCCGCGCAGTCACCGCCCACAACAGTTTCTCGGTGGAGCGCGCTGTCCTCAGCAACGACGCGCAGGTCCTGTGCTTCGGTCAGCGCGTGATCGGCGTCGAACTCGCGCGTCGCCTGACCCGGGAATGGCTGGGCTACCGGTTCGACCCGCAGTCCGCGTCGGCGGAGAAGGTCGCGGCTATCGCCGACTACGAGGTCGCCAGTCCCGTCTGA
- a CDS encoding dihydroxyacetone kinase family protein, giving the protein MTRLFNDPASFTEDMLAGFLDANARYVVGVPGGVVRATETPPGKVAVVVGGGSGHYPAFCGVVGPGFSDGAVVGNVFTSPTARQAASVARAAHGDSGVLLITGNYAGDVMNFGLAVTELANEGIDARFLTVTDDIASAPVDEAGKRRGIAGDFAVFRCASAAAEAGYSLDDVERVARTTNAATRTLGVAFDGCTMPGGEAPLFTVPASTMGLGLGTHGEPGIANHALPSAAELADLLVDGVLADAEKLPPAIESRRVAVILNGLGRTKYEELFVVWKTVADRLSAAGLTVVDPEIGELVTSLDMAGCSLTLTWLDDELEALWTSPADTPAYKRGSVTADPAAHRRTAVDAEAAVSEQITGDAESRIVAGHIVSGLGAVHRAVVEAEDELARIDAVAGDGDHGRGMVRGLTAAVEAARKAATAGAGAGRLVRDAGEAWAAQAGGTSGVLWGAALTSAGKRLGDNGTPTSQDIADAVAAGYTAMLDLGGAQLGDKTMLDAIGPFSDALTVAVDRCPDWRAAWRESAEIAAKSAAATADMVPKVGRARPLAERSVGTPDAGATSFALCVTTIVDLLAIH; this is encoded by the coding sequence ATGACCAGACTGTTCAATGATCCCGCCTCGTTCACCGAGGACATGCTCGCCGGCTTTCTCGATGCCAACGCGCGTTACGTCGTCGGCGTGCCGGGCGGCGTGGTCCGCGCCACCGAGACCCCGCCCGGCAAAGTCGCCGTGGTGGTGGGCGGTGGCTCCGGGCACTATCCCGCGTTTTGCGGCGTGGTGGGACCCGGCTTCTCCGATGGCGCCGTCGTCGGCAACGTGTTCACCTCGCCGACGGCGCGGCAGGCCGCATCGGTCGCCCGTGCCGCACACGGCGATTCGGGAGTTCTGCTGATCACCGGCAACTACGCGGGCGACGTCATGAACTTCGGGCTGGCGGTCACCGAACTCGCGAACGAGGGGATCGATGCGCGTTTCCTGACCGTCACCGACGACATCGCGAGCGCACCCGTCGACGAGGCCGGCAAACGCCGCGGCATCGCCGGTGACTTCGCCGTGTTCCGTTGTGCCAGTGCGGCCGCCGAGGCCGGCTACTCGCTCGACGACGTGGAACGCGTCGCACGCACCACCAACGCCGCCACCCGCACCCTCGGCGTCGCCTTCGACGGATGCACCATGCCGGGCGGCGAGGCGCCGCTGTTCACCGTGCCGGCATCGACGATGGGTCTCGGACTCGGAACCCACGGCGAACCGGGCATCGCCAACCACGCCCTGCCGAGTGCTGCCGAACTCGCCGACCTCCTCGTCGACGGTGTGCTCGCCGACGCCGAGAAGCTGCCGCCGGCCATCGAGTCCCGGCGCGTCGCCGTCATCCTCAACGGCCTGGGCCGAACCAAGTACGAAGAGCTGTTCGTGGTGTGGAAGACGGTGGCGGACAGGCTGTCCGCCGCCGGACTGACGGTGGTGGACCCCGAGATCGGTGAACTCGTCACCAGCCTCGACATGGCGGGCTGTTCGCTCACCCTCACCTGGCTCGACGACGAACTGGAAGCGCTGTGGACCAGCCCGGCCGACACGCCCGCCTACAAGCGGGGCAGCGTGACGGCCGACCCCGCAGCCCATCGTCGAACCGCCGTCGATGCCGAGGCCGCCGTATCCGAGCAGATCACCGGTGATGCGGAGTCGCGAATCGTGGCGGGCCACATCGTATCCGGGCTGGGCGCAGTGCACCGCGCCGTAGTCGAGGCCGAAGACGAGCTCGCGCGGATCGACGCGGTTGCCGGCGACGGTGACCACGGCCGCGGCATGGTTCGCGGACTCACCGCTGCCGTCGAGGCCGCTCGCAAGGCGGCGACCGCCGGGGCCGGCGCCGGTCGGCTGGTGCGAGACGCCGGCGAGGCCTGGGCTGCTCAAGCCGGCGGAACATCCGGCGTACTGTGGGGAGCTGCGCTCACCTCGGCCGGAAAGCGGCTGGGGGACAACGGAACACCAACCTCGCAGGACATCGCCGACGCGGTGGCCGCCGGATACACGGCCATGCTCGACCTCGGGGGCGCCCAGCTCGGGGACAAGACCATGCTCGACGCCATCGGACCCTTCTCCGACGCCCTGACCGTGGCCGTCGACCGCTGCCCGGACTGGCGTGCGGCGTGGCGCGAATCGGCCGAGATCGCGGCGAAATCCGCTGCGGCCACTGCCGACATGGTGCCGAAGGTCGGGCGTGCCCGACCACTCGCCGAACGCAGTGTCGGCACTCCCGACGCCGGGGCCACCTCCTTTGCCCTGTGCGTGACGACCATCGTCGACCTGCTCGCGATCCACTGA
- a CDS encoding SDR family NAD(P)-dependent oxidoreductase — protein MNSIQRTAVITGATSPRGIGREVARRYAEEGWAIVILDLDGELSAKVAAEIGNQYAVPAFGADIDVTDEASVAAAQAAVAAEVASGNLPVVGALANIAGITSPVPFLETTLDLWNKVMAVNATGTYLVTKAFLPAMIDAGFGRIVNMSSVSAQRGGGVFGKVPYSSAKAAILGFTKSLARELGTTGVTVNAVTPGAVDTDIRVGSTDEQEAALAASIPVARTATTTEVAAAITFLSSEDAAYLTGTTLDINGGSHMH, from the coding sequence ATGAACAGCATCCAACGCACCGCCGTCATCACCGGCGCCACCTCCCCGCGCGGCATCGGCCGTGAGGTCGCCCGCCGCTACGCCGAAGAAGGCTGGGCCATCGTCATTCTCGACCTCGACGGCGAACTGTCCGCCAAGGTCGCCGCGGAGATCGGCAACCAGTACGCGGTGCCCGCCTTCGGCGCCGATATCGACGTCACCGACGAGGCGTCGGTCGCCGCGGCCCAGGCAGCGGTGGCCGCCGAGGTCGCGAGCGGCAACCTGCCGGTGGTGGGTGCGCTCGCCAACATCGCCGGCATCACCTCGCCGGTGCCGTTCCTCGAGACCACCCTGGACCTCTGGAACAAGGTGATGGCCGTCAACGCGACCGGAACCTACCTGGTCACCAAGGCCTTCCTGCCCGCCATGATCGACGCCGGTTTCGGGCGCATCGTCAACATGTCGTCGGTGTCCGCGCAGCGCGGCGGCGGTGTCTTCGGCAAGGTGCCCTACTCGTCGGCCAAGGCCGCGATCCTCGGATTCACCAAATCCCTTGCCCGCGAACTCGGTACCACCGGTGTCACGGTCAACGCGGTGACCCCGGGCGCGGTCGACACCGACATCCGCGTCGGCTCCACCGACGAGCAGGAAGCCGCGCTCGCGGCGTCGATCCCGGTGGCGCGCACCGCGACCACCACCGAGGTCGCGGCCGCGATCACCTTCTTGTCCAGCGAGGACGCCGCCTACCTGACCGGCACCACCCTCGACATCAACGGCGGCAGCCACATGCACTGA
- a CDS encoding sugar phosphate isomerase/epimerase family protein has product MNGDIGDLNLALDPDAQGQRDAHLDALVELAVRTRAGAVVLPCGAQDHDPIESLDADLDRVAEQLIRAADRAYARGVDIWVEALHFFRLCWNIDRAAQLAQRLTGTTIGIVMDFSHIVAFGGDPVEFVTRFGPLITHVHIRDAVPGDIHRSVGAGETDFAAGFAALADAGYQGHFALELETRDITDDQRAGGAVNAGTYVAGLL; this is encoded by the coding sequence ATCAACGGCGACATCGGCGACCTGAACCTCGCGCTCGACCCCGACGCCCAGGGACAGCGCGACGCGCATCTCGACGCCCTCGTCGAGCTTGCCGTCCGCACCCGCGCCGGCGCGGTGGTGCTGCCGTGCGGTGCGCAGGACCACGATCCGATCGAGAGCCTCGACGCCGATCTCGATCGAGTCGCCGAGCAGCTGATCCGGGCCGCCGACCGGGCCTATGCCCGCGGCGTCGACATCTGGGTGGAGGCGCTGCACTTCTTCCGCCTCTGCTGGAACATCGATCGCGCCGCGCAGCTCGCGCAGCGTCTGACCGGCACCACCATCGGCATCGTCATGGACTTCAGCCACATCGTCGCCTTCGGCGGCGACCCGGTGGAGTTCGTGACCCGATTCGGTCCGCTCATCACCCACGTCCACATCCGCGACGCCGTGCCGGGCGATATCCACCGCAGCGTCGGCGCGGGCGAGACCGACTTCGCCGCGGGTTTCGCCGCACTCGCCGACGCCGGTTACCAGGGCCACTTCGCACTCGAGCTCGAAACCCGCGACATCACCGACGACCAACGTGCCGGGGGTGCGGTCAACGCCGGCACCTACGTCGCCGGTCTCCTCTGA
- a CDS encoding alpha/beta hydrolase: MTATSTPDTGFRTVTFAERPSGPLQMDLYLPPAATTVPVVIWLHGGGWFTGDRTLAPDLSVHFAERGLAMAAIEYRLSGQATFPAQLYDVRTAVRYLRRNAETLGIDPQAVGVWGASAGGHLAALTGLAGHLDRLDGEDDDGDASVQAVAESYGPVDLTGLEIAVGTALPGAGPTPEAGLLRGPAEQNLALARCRCRGVWPRHRRRPGR; the protein is encoded by the coding sequence GTGACCGCAACATCGACACCGGACACCGGGTTCCGGACTGTGACCTTTGCCGAACGACCCAGCGGCCCCCTCCAGATGGACCTCTATCTGCCGCCCGCGGCGACGACGGTCCCGGTGGTCATCTGGCTGCACGGCGGCGGATGGTTCACCGGCGATCGCACGCTGGCACCGGATCTGTCCGTCCACTTCGCCGAGCGAGGCCTCGCGATGGCCGCCATCGAGTACCGCCTGAGCGGGCAGGCGACGTTTCCGGCCCAGCTTTACGACGTGCGAACCGCGGTGCGTTATCTGCGGCGCAACGCCGAGACGCTCGGGATCGACCCGCAGGCGGTCGGGGTATGGGGGGCCTCGGCGGGTGGGCACCTCGCGGCACTCACCGGGCTCGCCGGCCATCTCGATCGCCTCGACGGTGAGGACGACGACGGGGATGCGTCGGTGCAGGCAGTCGCCGAGTCGTACGGTCCGGTTGATCTCACCGGCCTCGAGATCGCCGTCGGCACAGCACTTCCCGGCGCTGGTCCGACGCCGGAGGCCGGGCTGCTCCGTGGGCCCGCCGAGCAGAATCTCGCGCTGGCCCGGTGTCGGTGTCGAGGAGTTTGGCCTCGTCACCGGCGGCGGCCAGGGCGGTGA
- a CDS encoding LysR family transcriptional regulator yields MDITFQQLRCFVVTARTLHFGNAAQELHISPSTFSDTIAALEKRVGRKLFRRDPRRVALTEAGAELLPLAQQVQSSMDAVGSWIRDEDPDIGTIRVGLMVSSPRIRAVLAEAAHALGEISWEIKMLGFDGCYRALDDGQVDAVFVTAAGDLPAGRRGTRLWSEGCVVVTSRHHRLARLPQATIADLAGEKLITNTDRATSGRWTQELLGGRDIEMLAIADSFEEVLELCSAGIGVNVAGASAVDMYTHSDVAFVPLVDAGDITTYLCPPADPSPAVRRFVDLVCERYVAD; encoded by the coding sequence GTGGACATCACCTTCCAGCAGCTCAGGTGCTTTGTGGTGACCGCGCGCACCCTGCACTTCGGCAACGCCGCACAAGAACTGCATATCAGTCCCTCGACCTTCAGCGACACCATCGCTGCCCTGGAGAAGAGGGTGGGCCGCAAGCTCTTTCGCCGCGATCCGCGGCGGGTGGCGCTCACCGAGGCCGGTGCGGAACTCCTCCCGCTGGCCCAGCAGGTGCAGTCATCGATGGATGCCGTGGGGTCCTGGATTCGGGACGAGGATCCGGACATCGGCACCATCCGAGTCGGGCTGATGGTGTCGAGTCCGCGTATTCGGGCCGTCCTCGCCGAAGCCGCTCACGCGCTCGGTGAGATCTCGTGGGAGATCAAGATGCTCGGCTTCGACGGCTGCTATCGGGCGCTCGACGATGGCCAGGTCGATGCCGTTTTCGTCACGGCTGCGGGCGACCTGCCGGCGGGACGGCGGGGTACACGGTTGTGGTCGGAGGGCTGTGTCGTGGTCACCTCCCGCCACCATCGGCTCGCTCGACTCCCGCAGGCGACGATCGCCGACCTTGCCGGTGAGAAGCTGATCACCAACACCGATCGCGCGACGTCGGGGCGCTGGACGCAGGAGTTGCTCGGCGGTCGGGATATCGAGATGCTCGCCATCGCCGACTCGTTCGAGGAGGTCCTCGAATTGTGCAGCGCCGGAATCGGTGTGAACGTCGCGGGTGCATCCGCGGTCGACATGTACACGCACTCCGATGTGGCCTTCGTACCGCTCGTCGACGCCGGTGACATCACCACCTATCTCTGCCCGCCCGCCGATCCGAGCCCGGCAGTGCGACGGTTCGTCGACCTGGTGTGCGAGCGGTACGTCGCCGATTGA
- a CDS encoding tautomerase family protein — MPLVHIHVTEGRRSDDELRRFADVVQDVMLEHFAAPDRDRYQIITEHKPGRIILEDTGLGFDRTDDAVVIQIFQQGRTLDHKRAAFRALADRLESETGLRPADLVISVSENTREDWSFGEGVAQFVDGSLA, encoded by the coding sequence ATGCCACTGGTCCACATTCACGTGACCGAGGGTCGTCGCAGCGACGACGAACTCCGGCGCTTCGCCGATGTTGTTCAGGACGTCATGCTCGAACACTTCGCCGCACCCGATCGCGACCGCTACCAGATCATCACCGAGCACAAACCAGGACGAATCATCCTGGAGGACACCGGCCTCGGTTTCGATCGCACCGACGATGCGGTGGTCATTCAGATCTTCCAACAGGGCCGGACGCTGGATCACAAGCGTGCAGCGTTCCGTGCACTCGCTGACCGCCTGGAATCCGAAACCGGTTTGCGCCCAGCCGATCTCGTGATCTCGGTGTCGGAGAACACTCGTGAGGACTGGTCCTTCGGCGAGGGAGTCGCACAGTTTGTCGACGGTTCCCTGGCGTGA
- a CDS encoding nuclear transport factor 2 family protein, with product MSDIANRDQIDELLARQAITDQLAVYCRGMDRIDVDLARSVFHPDAVADYGAMFRGSGY from the coding sequence ATGTCCGATATCGCGAATCGCGATCAGATTGACGAACTCCTTGCCCGGCAAGCGATCACCGATCAATTGGCCGTCTACTGCCGTGGTATGGATCGGATCGACGTCGACCTTGCCCGCTCGGTGTTCCATCCGGACGCCGTCGCCGACTACGGTGCGATGTTCCGGGGTTCGGGATACTGA
- a CDS encoding BlaI/MecI/CopY family transcriptional regulator: protein MTGLGSLERAVMDVLWSAGAAMSVHDLVEELHDREPAYTTVLTVVTNLHKKGFVGREKVSRAYRYFPMQTREEATSRTLRQVLDASGDSAAVLMHFAQTVTPAEREVLSEYLTLKPRHTRGGGTKA from the coding sequence ATGACTGGGCTGGGTTCACTGGAACGCGCAGTGATGGACGTGCTGTGGTCAGCCGGTGCGGCGATGTCGGTGCACGACCTAGTCGAGGAACTCCACGACCGCGAACCGGCCTACACCACAGTGCTCACCGTCGTCACCAACCTGCACAAAAAAGGGTTCGTCGGTCGAGAAAAAGTCAGCCGCGCCTACCGGTACTTCCCCATGCAGACCCGTGAAGAGGCCACCTCACGCACCTTGCGTCAGGTCCTCGACGCCAGCGGGGACTCCGCGGCAGTACTGATGCACTTCGCCCAGACCGTGACACCCGCCGAGCGTGAAGTGCTCAGCGAATACCTCACCCTTAAACCTCGCCACACCCGCGGCGGCGGCACCAAAGCCTAA
- a CDS encoding sensor histidine kinase yields MNDERRRLRIPGSFGSRLMLAQAIVIAGGGISVAIVALFVAPHTFHDHLGQARLEPGSVQADHVEAAFTSSIVVSMSAALITSTILATAVSWFLARRVQQSVASVARSAVAIGAGNYRTRVPDRQLGTEFTQLSRAINQLAQRLDSQDDIRKRMLSDLAHELRTPLTTIGAITDAIEDGIRAPDSQTFDVVRTATTRLQRLAEDIATVSSADEHQMPLHPATITVNELLIATYEEAADLFTDAKVTLGIVTTAARVHIHVDAERMSQVLLNLLTNALRHSSPGQRVVVKADTAPAHAVRISVVDCGDGIPPQHLPHIFDRFYRTDSSRTRDAGGSGIGLTIARSIVEDHGGTLLAESLGAGHGATFTITLPTTTRRHIHRSTPGTEFSVAFKHRPRRGAADALQRDQATN; encoded by the coding sequence ATGAACGATGAACGTCGACGGTTACGTATCCCCGGCAGCTTCGGCTCCCGGCTCATGCTCGCTCAAGCTATCGTCATCGCCGGCGGCGGCATCAGCGTCGCGATCGTGGCACTATTCGTGGCTCCACACACCTTCCACGACCACCTCGGCCAAGCTCGCCTCGAGCCAGGGTCAGTTCAGGCCGACCATGTCGAAGCCGCGTTCACTTCCTCGATCGTCGTCTCAATGTCTGCCGCATTGATCACCTCGACGATCCTGGCCACGGCCGTCAGCTGGTTCCTGGCTCGCCGCGTACAACAGTCAGTCGCCAGTGTCGCCCGCTCAGCCGTGGCTATTGGCGCCGGCAACTACCGCACGCGCGTACCCGATCGCCAGCTCGGCACCGAGTTCACCCAGCTCAGCCGAGCTATCAACCAACTTGCACAACGGCTGGATTCACAAGACGACATCCGTAAGCGGATGCTGTCAGACCTTGCCCACGAACTGCGCACCCCACTGACCACCATCGGCGCGATCACCGACGCCATCGAAGACGGAATCCGGGCTCCCGACTCACAGACCTTTGACGTCGTGCGCACCGCCACCACCCGCCTGCAGCGTCTCGCCGAGGACATCGCGACCGTATCCAGCGCCGACGAGCATCAGATGCCCCTCCACCCGGCGACGATCACTGTCAACGAACTGCTCATCGCGACCTACGAAGAAGCCGCCGACCTGTTCACCGACGCCAAAGTCACGCTAGGCATCGTCACCACCGCCGCGCGCGTACACATCCATGTCGACGCCGAACGAATGAGCCAAGTACTGCTCAATCTGCTCACCAACGCGCTGCGACACAGCTCCCCGGGCCAGCGAGTCGTAGTGAAAGCCGACACCGCCCCGGCACACGCGGTGCGCATCAGCGTCGTCGACTGCGGTGACGGCATTCCCCCTCAACACCTTCCACACATCTTCGACCGCTTCTACCGCACCGACTCCTCACGCACCAGAGACGCCGGCGGCAGCGGAATCGGCCTCACCATCGCCCGCTCTATCGTCGAAGACCATGGGGGCACCTTGCTCGCCGAAAGCCTGGGAGCCGGACACGGAGCCACCTTCACCATCACGTTGCCGACCACCACCCGACGTCACATCCACCGCAGCACCCCTGGAACCGAATTCTCCGTGGCCTTCAAACACCGCCCGCGTCGCGGCGCTGCCGATGCGCTCCAACGGGACCAAGCTACTAACTGA
- a CDS encoding response regulator transcription factor, with protein MPVVRPPHGLHALVIEDEPDIAEVVADYLQRSGFTVTVAPDGQEGVAAARTASPAVVILDLGLPSLDGVEVCRQLRTFTNAYIVMVTARADEVDTVVGLSVGADDYLTKPFRPRELMARIDAMLRRPRPTPTGESHPRTIGELTLDPQGREVQVESTPVELTRTEFDVLEALTRRPGVVFSREQLLTEIWGPDWVGDAHVVEVHVASLRRKLGDSAVAGRFIRTVRGVGYRMGDGQPRGASDER; from the coding sequence ATGCCGGTGGTCCGACCACCGCACGGTCTGCACGCCCTGGTGATCGAAGATGAGCCCGACATTGCCGAAGTCGTTGCTGACTACCTGCAGCGCAGCGGATTCACGGTCACCGTTGCGCCCGACGGCCAGGAGGGAGTCGCCGCCGCACGCACGGCGAGTCCGGCAGTAGTCATCCTCGACCTGGGCTTGCCGTCACTCGATGGCGTCGAGGTCTGTCGACAGTTGCGCACCTTCACCAACGCCTACATCGTGATGGTCACGGCCCGCGCGGACGAAGTCGACACAGTCGTTGGCCTGTCGGTGGGGGCCGATGACTACCTCACGAAACCATTTCGCCCTCGTGAGCTGATGGCGCGCATCGACGCCATGCTGCGCCGACCACGGCCGACCCCAACCGGCGAGTCGCACCCGCGGACGATAGGGGAGCTCACCCTCGACCCTCAGGGTCGTGAAGTCCAGGTGGAGAGCACACCCGTGGAGCTGACTCGGACTGAGTTCGACGTTCTCGAAGCGCTCACGCGGCGGCCCGGTGTTGTGTTCAGTCGAGAGCAACTGCTCACCGAAATCTGGGGACCCGACTGGGTCGGCGATGCCCACGTCGTCGAAGTCCATGTCGCCAGTCTGCGCCGCAAACTCGGTGACAGCGCCGTAGCCGGCCGATTCATCCGCACCGTTCGCGGAGTGGGCTACCGGATGGGTGACGGCCAACCTCGAGGAGCCAGCGATGAACGATGA